One genomic window of Etheostoma spectabile isolate EspeVRDwgs_2016 chromosome 5, UIUC_Espe_1.0, whole genome shotgun sequence includes the following:
- the hsd17b3 gene encoding 17-beta-hydroxysteroid dehydrogenase type 3 has protein sequence MDLMELFLIALGAAVIVCYGVKLLLFSRMLFPKMWFPLSKSFFTSMGEWAVVTGASEGIGRAYAFALAKQGMNVVIMSRTKVTLDQVAKKIGDTTGQRVKVIVTDFMKDNVFSEIEDQLRDLNIGVLVNNVGTLPNFIPCKFLESADLDQAITNVINCNVKTMAKMCKIFLPGMEKRGKGVIVNISSGVASIPFPLYTLYAASKVFVERFSQGLQAEYKDKGIIIQTVAPFGVSTRLAGYQSTNIVTLSPEDFVKSSLQYLRAGDKTHGSVCHTVLGWLLQSIPLKVLYSELMLHSLQDYVKKKTALTAQSSTFESDKNK, from the exons ATGGATTTAAtggaattgtttttaattgccCTTGGTGCTGCAGTGATTGTCTGCTATGGAGTGAAACTGCTGCTTTTCAGCAGGATGCTTTTCCCTAAAATGTGGTTTCCACTGTCGAAATCTTTTTTCACCTCAATGGGAGAGTGGGCAg TGGTGACTGGTGCTTCAGAGGGAATAGGAAGAGCATATGCCTTTGCG CTGGCGAAGCAAGGAATGAACGTGGTAATCATGAGTAGAACCAAAGTAACATTGGACCAGGTGGCTAAGAAAATAG GTGATACTACAGGGCAGAGGGTGAAAGTGATAGTAACAGACTTCATGAAGGACAATGTCTTCAGTGAAATTGAGGATCAGCTTAGGGACCTCAACATTGGGGTTTTAG TCAATAATGTAGGCACGCTGCCAAACTTCATCCCCTGCAAATTCCTTGAATCTGCAGATCTGGACCAG GCTATTACAAATGTGATAAACTGCAATGTGAAAACTATGGCCAAG ATGTGCAAAATATTCCTCCCAGGCATGGAGAAAAG GGGAAAAGGGGTGATCGTGAATATTTCCTCCGGAGTTGCCTCTATTCCATTCCCCCTGTACACCCTGTATGCTGCATCTAAG GTGTTTGTGGAAAGATTTTCTCAAGGTCTTCAAGCTGAATACAAAGACAAAGGGATTATTATACAG ACAGTGGCTCCATTTGGGGTCTCCACTCGATTGGCGGGTTACCAGTCAACCAACATAGTGACGCTGTCACCAGAGGACTTCGTAAAAAGCTCCCTGCAGTACCTCCGAGCTGGAGACAAAACACACGGCAGTGTGTGTCACACAGTTCTG gGCTGGTTACTGCAGTCTATTCCTCTCAAGGTTCTCTATTCTGAGTTGATGCTACACAGCCTACAAGACTATGTCAAGAAAAAAACGGCACTGACGGCACAAAGTTCAACTtttgaaagtgacaaaaataaataa